The nucleotide window aaaatctcacaaatacaattcagaCTAATGAGTTATAGGGCCTAATAGGGTGGTCCATTGGCTTCATTTTCCATATGGTCTATATGAGTGACAAAGAAGCATTTGTCCAAATATGCCCAAAATCCCTCAGAGAATCGATGAATTTCataagtgaaattttcaaatattttttaaaaatctcacaaATGCAATTCAGACTAATGAGTTATAGGGTCTGATAGGGTGGTCCATTGGCTTCATTTTCCATATGGTCTATATGAGTGACAAAGAAGCATTTGTCCAAATATGCCCAAAATCCCTCAGAGAATCGATGAATTTCataaagtgaaattttcaaatattttttaaaaatctcacaaatacaattcagaCTAATGAGTTATAGGGTCTGATAGGATGGTCGTTTTCCATGTGGACCATATGAGTGACAAAGAAGCATTTGTCCAAATACCCAAAAAATCTTTCACTTgtaattaaattaagaaatttccacaatattacattattttcattaaaatcttgaaatttaaaatatttctttcattattttataatattgttttttaatttttgccaaatgctgctaaaaattatttcacatatttaaatatgtgtgCAATAGTTAAATATGTCGTTACGTCATAATATATTTAACTTTAtagttaaatatgtaataacgtAAGCTGTTACGTCGAAACATATTTAACTCGGcatatttatcttcacacacatctatcgtatcgaaaaatgatttcgatatcgtaattataacaaaatgtaataaatttcatgctaaattttcatgtaatctcaaatcagaaaattacgatcgaatttactcgatatcgaatgcggtaattccgccccaggaattttttaatttacaaaccatcttctgaaaatgtcgaatcgaataaaaaacagCCAAATCGCTCTAGCCGTCCTcccgtgatgccattacatatatTGGCCATttctattttgtatatatatatagataattgTATTTGTTTGGATTAAATAAtctgaattttttctttttaattataaatatgcatattttatgaagaattatattttcttgCATTCAGTTATCTCCGGATGGTTGGTATTAACCGATTTTATAGTGGTTGTAAAGTTTGTCAGATTTCTATCAGAATCTGGATAATgattaaaaaaccaaacaattaTGTCTCTAAAGctgttttcataattttttttaaataaactcttCACCAATATTCACACACACAAATTTCGATTTGcatattgcatttcaatgttaaaaattcatgttaaattttatttatgaaaatacaacaaattaatgatttaatatCTTAAACAAGTATCTACTTTTACTTTCAAAATaacaagtaaatttaaaaaaaaaaaataaacgaaatcaaaagttttaaaactgaattcaattcaaaattacaaaaaagaaaagtgaagattaaaaattttacggtAATATACTTTGTTTAATCCACTATAACGTTATTTTATACATAAGTTGAAATTTAAACacaatgtttcaaaatttgtgATGCTCTAAACAtactaaataattttgaaagaaaaaaaaaaaacatttaccaAAAAAGTAATATCAAATTGAGATAAAATCGATCTCGAGAATCGATTTAATATTATGATGCTTGTTTGCTTTCAGATTGATTTTTACAGACTTTACTGTGGCCATCTTTCCAGTGGCGTGCCTGGCATATTTCAGAACAATAAGCAGCACGAAAACAGCATAAATAGATGGCTTCTTCGAGACACCAGTaacactaaaaacaaaattgattagtgattttttaaattttactttttgaacTATAACTTACCCATTGCTTACGCTTCAGTATTTTACATTCCATCTCTTGTTTCTTTATTGTTTCCTTTAATTTACGCCTTTGAGCTTCCAGTTTCTCATTTTTCtgtttatattcatttataACTTTATGGGCATACTCTAGTTCATTTAACtgtgaaataaaaacaataaacaagaattacttaaacaattaaatatttttatatatttgatgtatgtatgtagttaccATTTTAAGACGGTCATCGTTTTCTGTGACCTTTATTGTTTTTCGTGTAGCCCTTTTATTGCTAGTATTATTGTTGGGTTCTTCcaaagatttattaatttttagacGTTTTAAAGATACTGATACTTCAGTACACAATGTCGTCTGACTGTTTGACAAAACATTATACTCATTGTTGCTTTCTTGCGacaaattcaaatgaaattgattatcATTGTTAACATCGCCAGACGCTTTTGTTATTGTTGAAGATTGTTTACGCTTTCGTTTGCCCGGCTTTCCTTTGGCCAATGTGTTATCCATTGATGATGTGCCCAATACCGTACGTATGATTTCTTCCGTACTTTGGGGATCTGCATGAAAACTAAATGCACTTGGCGGATATGTGGATAACATTTGATGGTAACGTAATTCTTCCATTGCTTTCTTAATTGCTGGACTATTTCCTAATTTGAGTGACTTGGTGTCGGCATCGATGGGCTTAATGTAACGTACATCGATTAGGGCACGTGAATGATTGCCGCCAAAAAATCTTAcatcaaatttattgttgggtAAAACACGTATAACTTTGGCTGGCCAATAGGGGAAACCACTGTGCTTTGCATAAACCAGCTCATGACGTTGTACGCAGGGCTTGGCAAACCAAACAGCCGATTGTTTCTCATGCGAATAGCGAAAGCAGTCCGGACATCGTCGAATTTCCGAAAGATCGTGTGTTATGTCGCGTAACAACCATTTGGTAGATTCCATTTCTGTGCTGTAGGCTAAAAAAGTCAATGTTAAatgtaaaacttttatttcacaaaaaagttTGTTCACCAAACAGAATTTGTtcgtttcaatattttaaaagaaccttttaaatatttttatgctgggtatacacgatactatttttcgtactaatcgtagtatgagttgaagtacgattttgtgatagacgttattacaaatcgtactatttcctttgaaaaaaatgacaagtaataaaaatatcacaaaaatcaaaaatttttgattttcatacttcgttagtacgacaacatgatacacgttactaatttcatacttatacgatttatcgtacgacttatcgtaacgtgtatacctagcattaaattttatttatttcaagacAGCTATTTCACTGCTAAAGTatttaaaacagattttttttaaaagttgaaatttttttaactgaaTCACTATTCTATACTTACGGCCAAAAAACACTCCAATGCTATGTTGAATATCCAATAAATCCACCAAAAACTCCATTAGAAACGTATATTCctttttattcagttttgtgGCCACGTCATCTAACCCCCTAATCTTTGAATGTAGCATTAAACGTGCTACGATATTAACTTCGGTAGCATTTGCACGCTTAGCATCCAAATACGTACGAACATCGTGTGTTAACCATTCGCTGTTATAGGAAAATGTAAACTTAACTAAATGACACAATTCGTCTGCCTGTAAATTGGCAGGATTGCGTAAATCGGCACGTTTGAGTAAACGACAACTTGTACATAACTCCATGTCATGTTCATCTTCTTCGTTGGGTGATATTTCACTTTTATACGAAATACTAGACGCTGTAGTATTTGGTCTCTGGCGATTGGGTGGCCGTATTTCGCCCATACAGACCACCTCCACTTTGGTCTTACTTTCTAGATCATCCAATAAGGGTTTACCTTCCGCATGAACACTATTGTTTATATCAATAGCTGCTGAAGGCGATAAGCACTCCATGTTAGGGGCTTCATCGGCCGTGTTAGGCTGACGTTGCGGGGTACCACTTGCAGTAGACATTTGATCTTGCTGCGTTAAAGATGAGTTGGCTCTTATATCACTTTCATAACCCAGAGCCGTAGAGCAACGTACTGTGCCAATTTCATCTGTTTCGGATTCTGTGTCCGAGCTGAAAGCCGGCAAacgatttttttgtattctcgACGATGGAATGGCATAATTGGGACGTTCGGGATTCTTACGATAACACAGACGGTGAAATGAACGCCAGCATTGACGACATTCCTCCAACATGCCTGGTAAGTGGCATTCGTAACAGTATAAATCATGAGAGGTGGCCTCTTTGATCTCTTGCAGTGTGGGTAAACGCAAGCGTTTAAGTTCTGGCACTACCGTTCTAGTAGAGCGTGGTGAAGACACCGTGGCTGACACAGGCATAAGCAAACCATCGCGTAATGCATTCGCCACAGTTTCTTTAGCGGCcgcttaaaaatttaatattaaaagctaaaataaaaaaaaaattatgaaaacataTACTTACATATAGAATAGTTCCCTTTTTTCAGTAAAACATCGACCAAATTGTCGACAGAACAAGATTCCTCGCGTCCATTGTTGTGGTTGTTTTCCTCATGGCTGCTATTAGGAGTGCGTAGTACATTTAGAATATAACGCAAACAATCTGGCTGAGCTTTGCGTATAATTTGAACCATATTGTTGTCTTCTTAATTAACTGGTTGACATGctatgtttaaattattttaaaattgtttttacatattttaatctTAATTGTACACCAAAATAATAActgtttatgaaatttaatcaagaaatattaaaaattgtttttgtttcactAACAATCAGTCACAATAGTTATGTTTAATAACATGTCTGTTTTTATGCAACAGCTGAGCTTAATTAggaaaaaataacagaaaaagaCAAACACTTCCTAAAAACGCTGCACAAATTTGATGTTAGTTGTAGTGGCAACACCGCGGCAGACAT belongs to Calliphora vicina chromosome 4, idCalVici1.1, whole genome shotgun sequence and includes:
- the LOC135957166 gene encoding zinc finger MYND domain-containing protein 11, which codes for MVQIIRKAQPDCLRYILNVLRTPNSSHEENNHNNGREESCSVDNLVDVLLKKGNYSISAAKETVANALRDGLLMPVSATVSSPRSTRTVVPELKRLRLPTLQEIKEATSHDLYCYECHLPGMLEECRQCWRSFHRLCYRKNPERPNYAIPSSRIQKNRLPAFSSDTESETDEIGTVRCSTALGYESDIRANSSLTQQDQMSTASGTPQRQPNTADEAPNMECLSPSAAIDINNSVHAEGKPLLDDLESKTKVEVVCMGEIRPPNRQRPNTTASSISYKSEISPNEEDEHDMELCTSCRLLKRADLRNPANLQADELCHLVKFTFSYNSEWLTHDVRTYLDAKRANATEVNIVARLMLHSKIRGLDDVATKLNKKEYTFLMEFLVDLLDIQHSIGVFFGPYSTEMESTKWLLRDITHDLSEIRRCPDCFRYSHEKQSAVWFAKPCVQRHELVYAKHSGFPYWPAKVIRVLPNNKFDVRFFGGNHSRALIDVRYIKPIDADTKSLKLGNSPAIKKAMEELRYHQMLSTYPPSAFSFHADPQSTEEIIRTVLGTSSMDNTLAKGKPGKRKRKQSSTITKASGDVNNDNQFHLNLSQESNNEYNVLSNSQTTLCTEVSVSLKRLKINKSLEEPNNNTSNKRATRKTIKVTENDDRLKMLNELEYAHKVINEYKQKNEKLEAQRRKLKETIKKQEMECKILKRKQWCYWCLEEAIYLCCFRAAYCSEICQARHWKDGHSKVCKNQSESKQAS